The Mycobacterium paragordonae genome includes a region encoding these proteins:
- a CDS encoding type I restriction-modification system subunit M produces MPPRKKPEPQAPSTMKELKDTLWKAADKLRGSLSANQYKDVILGLVFLKYVSDSFDERREAIRAELSADGMDDDQIEELIDDPEEYHGYNVFVVPPTARWKFLAENAKGKPAIDGDPGKNIGQLIDEAMDAVMKANPTLGGTLPRLYNRDNVDQRRLGELIDLFNSARFSRQGEHKARDLMGEVYEYFLGNFARAEGKRGGEFFTPPSVVKVIVEVLEPTKGRVYDPCCGSGGMFVQTEKFIADHDGDPKNIVIYGQESIEETWRMAKMNLAIHGIDHSGLSSRWGDTFARDQHSDVQMDYVMANPPFNIKDWARNEEDPRWRFGVPPANNANYAWIQHILFKLKSGGKAGVVMANGSMSSNSNGEGNIRAQIVEADLVSCMIALPTQLFRSTGIPVCLWFFAKDKAAGKQGSVDRSGQSLFIDARELGYMVDRAERALSDDDVMRIGDTYHAWRGSSSAAAKGITYEDIPGFCKSVTLSEIKAADYALTPGRYVGAAAVEDDGEPIDEKIARLKAELLAAFDESARLEAVVREQLERLS; encoded by the coding sequence ATGCCGCCACGGAAAAAGCCGGAGCCGCAAGCACCGTCGACCATGAAGGAGCTCAAGGACACGCTCTGGAAGGCCGCGGACAAGCTGCGCGGGTCGCTGTCGGCCAACCAGTACAAGGATGTGATCCTGGGTCTGGTGTTCCTGAAATACGTCTCGGATTCGTTCGACGAACGCCGTGAGGCCATTCGCGCTGAGCTTAGCGCCGACGGCATGGACGACGATCAGATCGAGGAACTGATCGACGATCCCGAGGAGTACCACGGCTACAACGTATTCGTCGTGCCGCCGACTGCACGCTGGAAGTTCCTGGCGGAGAATGCCAAAGGTAAGCCCGCCATCGACGGCGATCCCGGGAAGAACATCGGGCAGCTTATCGACGAGGCGATGGATGCCGTGATGAAGGCCAACCCAACGCTGGGCGGCACGCTGCCACGCTTGTACAACCGCGACAACGTCGACCAGCGGCGGCTTGGGGAGCTGATTGACCTATTCAACAGCGCCCGCTTCAGTCGGCAAGGGGAGCACAAGGCGCGGGATCTGATGGGGGAGGTCTACGAGTACTTTCTTGGGAATTTCGCTCGTGCGGAAGGTAAACGGGGCGGCGAGTTCTTCACCCCGCCCAGTGTGGTCAAGGTGATCGTCGAGGTGCTGGAACCCACCAAGGGGCGGGTATACGACCCCTGCTGCGGGTCGGGCGGCATGTTCGTGCAAACCGAGAAGTTCATCGCCGATCACGACGGGGATCCGAAAAACATCGTCATCTACGGTCAGGAAAGCATCGAGGAGACCTGGCGAATGGCCAAGATGAACCTGGCCATCCACGGCATCGACCACAGCGGCCTGAGCAGCCGGTGGGGAGACACATTCGCGCGCGATCAGCATTCTGACGTCCAGATGGACTATGTGATGGCCAATCCGCCTTTCAACATCAAGGATTGGGCGCGCAACGAGGAAGATCCACGGTGGCGATTCGGCGTGCCACCGGCCAACAACGCGAACTATGCCTGGATCCAGCACATCCTTTTCAAACTCAAGTCTGGTGGCAAGGCCGGGGTGGTGATGGCCAACGGCTCAATGTCGTCGAACTCCAACGGGGAAGGCAATATTCGCGCACAGATCGTGGAAGCCGACCTAGTTTCCTGCATGATTGCCCTTCCTACCCAACTATTCCGTAGCACCGGGATACCCGTGTGCCTGTGGTTCTTTGCCAAGGACAAGGCTGCGGGCAAGCAAGGTTCGGTTGATCGATCGGGCCAGTCGCTGTTCATCGATGCTCGCGAACTGGGCTACATGGTGGACCGAGCCGAGCGGGCACTCAGTGACGACGATGTTATGCGGATCGGTGACACCTACCACGCTTGGCGCGGGTCGTCATCGGCCGCCGCAAAAGGTATTACTTACGAGGATATTCCGGGATTCTGCAAGTCGGTGACGCTATCTGAGATCAAGGCCGCGGACTACGCACTGACGCCTGGGCGGTATGTCGGAGCTGCCGCGGTTGAGGATGACGGTGAACCGATCGATGAGAAGATCGCACGTCTGAAGGCGGAATTGCTTGCGGCGTTTGATGAGTCGGCGCGGTTGGAGGCCGTGGTGCGGGAGCAGTTGGAGCGATTGTCGTGA
- a CDS encoding restriction endonuclease subunit S: MTRLIERSLLDLVEFVVDNRGRTCPTAEVGMPLIATNCLKEGKREPVFENVRYVDDETYSKWFRAHPEPGDVLFVCKGAPGRVAVVPDPVPFCIAQDMVSLRANRQIADNKYLYYRLRGRDVQSRIENMHVGTMIPHFKKGDFGHLRFSVHESRCEQRAIGEVLGALDDKIAANERIAKAAFELAQSLGRAVLTSRDRLVQRTFGELGQLFDGPHATPTRRSDGPYFLNISSLKGGRLDLAESDHVSEEDFARWTRRVTPEAGDLLFSYETRIGEAALMPGGLRACLGRRMALLRPNRDIVDPVFLLHFYLSAEFQRTVAMHTIHGATVPRIGLATMPDWGIAIPDFEAQRPIAGALGSLHSIMVQAERESDDLARTRDELLPLLMSGKLCVKDAEAVASEVL, from the coding sequence GTGACCCGACTGATCGAACGTAGTTTGTTGGACTTGGTTGAATTTGTTGTTGATAACCGAGGCCGGACATGCCCAACTGCCGAAGTTGGAATGCCACTTATTGCAACAAACTGTCTCAAAGAGGGCAAGCGCGAACCGGTCTTCGAAAACGTCAGGTACGTTGACGATGAGACATACTCGAAGTGGTTTAGGGCGCATCCTGAGCCCGGCGACGTGCTTTTTGTCTGTAAAGGCGCGCCGGGTCGTGTGGCAGTTGTGCCCGACCCGGTTCCATTCTGTATTGCACAAGACATGGTTTCGTTGAGAGCAAACAGACAAATTGCGGACAATAAGTATCTTTACTATCGCCTCCGCGGTCGTGACGTGCAGTCGCGGATAGAAAACATGCATGTGGGCACAATGATCCCACATTTCAAGAAGGGGGACTTCGGGCACTTGCGGTTCTCTGTCCATGAGAGTCGCTGCGAGCAAAGGGCGATCGGCGAGGTGCTCGGTGCGCTCGATGACAAGATCGCCGCGAACGAGCGGATAGCAAAGGCTGCGTTCGAGCTGGCGCAGTCGTTGGGTCGCGCGGTACTAACATCTCGAGACAGACTCGTGCAACGGACTTTCGGGGAACTGGGTCAGCTGTTCGATGGCCCGCATGCCACGCCGACTCGTCGGTCGGATGGGCCCTACTTCTTGAATATTTCGAGCTTGAAGGGCGGTCGACTCGACCTTGCCGAATCCGACCATGTTTCGGAGGAAGACTTCGCGAGGTGGACGCGTCGCGTAACACCCGAAGCCGGCGATTTACTGTTCTCGTATGAAACCAGAATTGGAGAGGCTGCGTTGATGCCTGGCGGTCTCCGCGCATGTTTGGGTCGACGGATGGCCCTCCTTCGACCCAATCGTGACATCGTCGATCCGGTCTTCTTGTTGCACTTTTATCTCAGTGCGGAGTTTCAGCGAACCGTGGCCATGCACACAATTCATGGTGCGACGGTTCCGCGCATCGGGCTGGCCACAATGCCCGATTGGGGTATCGCGATTCCAGATTTCGAAGCGCAGCGGCCGATTGCTGGCGCATTAGGTTCGTTGCACAGCATCATGGTCCAGGCTGAGCGTGAGTCGGATGACCTTGCCCGCACCCGTGACGAACTGCTCCCGCTGCTGATGTCCGGCAAGCTCTGCGTCAAGGACGCCGAGGCGGTCGCGTCGGAGGTGCTGTGA
- a CDS encoding PDDEXK nuclease domain-containing protein → MARDGRSENEARFPAARPKAAVPDWYPQLLDAVACRVQAGRQRAVAAANQELVSTYWEVGKEILARQDAEGWGARVIDRLASDLKERFPDAKGFSPRNLKYMRAFAAAWPDRAIVQAPLAQLPWYHHVALIEKLDSYDLRLWYAQAAIDEGWSRNVLAHNIAAQLHQRAGRAVTNFADTLLPADSDLAQQATRDPYLFDFVGIADIRRERDLEQALTDHVEKFLLELGQGFAFVGRQVHLEIGDADFYADLLFYHLRLRCFVVIELKVGDFDPSYLGQLGMYMSAIDDLLRHSEDKPTIGLVLCKTKNNIVAEYALRGYTAPIGVAEWRTAITASLPPELESSLPTVEELEAELDGGSEGKQQ, encoded by the coding sequence ATGGCGCGCGACGGCCGATCTGAGAACGAGGCCAGATTCCCTGCCGCACGACCCAAGGCCGCCGTCCCGGACTGGTACCCACAGCTGCTCGACGCCGTGGCCTGCCGAGTTCAAGCCGGCCGTCAACGCGCCGTCGCGGCGGCCAATCAGGAGTTGGTCTCCACCTACTGGGAAGTGGGCAAGGAAATCTTGGCCCGGCAGGACGCCGAAGGTTGGGGCGCTCGCGTCATCGACCGGCTGGCTTCTGACCTGAAAGAACGCTTCCCGGACGCCAAGGGATTCTCGCCGCGCAACCTCAAGTACATGCGCGCGTTCGCCGCGGCGTGGCCAGATCGGGCAATTGTGCAAGCGCCGCTTGCACAATTGCCGTGGTACCACCACGTCGCACTCATCGAGAAGCTAGACAGCTATGACCTGCGACTCTGGTATGCGCAAGCTGCTATCGACGAAGGCTGGAGCCGCAACGTCCTGGCCCACAACATCGCCGCCCAACTCCACCAGCGCGCCGGCCGCGCTGTCACTAATTTCGCCGACACGCTGCTGCCAGCGGACTCTGACCTCGCCCAGCAAGCGACCCGCGATCCGTATCTTTTCGACTTCGTCGGCATCGCCGACATTCGCCGGGAACGTGACTTGGAGCAGGCACTGACCGACCACGTCGAGAAGTTCCTACTGGAACTCGGGCAGGGCTTCGCGTTCGTCGGCCGTCAGGTCCACCTGGAGATCGGCGACGCCGACTTCTACGCCGACCTGCTCTTCTACCACCTGAGGCTGCGCTGCTTCGTCGTCATCGAACTCAAGGTCGGCGACTTCGACCCGAGCTATCTGGGTCAGCTCGGCATGTACATGTCGGCGATCGACGACCTGCTACGTCACTCCGAAGACAAACCCACCATCGGCCTGGTGTTGTGCAAGACAAAAAACAACATCGTTGCCGAATACGCGCTGCGTGGATACACCGCGCCGATCGGTGTCGCCGAATGGAGGACGGCGATCACCGCGAGCCTGCCGCCGGAGCTTGAGAGCAGTCTTCCGACAGTCGAAGAGCTCGAGGCCGAGCTAGACGGTGGAAGTGAGGGGAAACAACAATGA